One Streptosporangium sp. NBC_01495 DNA window includes the following coding sequences:
- a CDS encoding sensor histidine kinase codes for MNRFALVAAMAVVVGFSSVMAYGNQPAARPLDVLGCTLLALTVLGLVRLGERPELSLAVCAASAAAVFTLGYAYALWPVPALIAVFATISSGRRALGWAGTGFLVAVPSGAVLVDRTLDNLTGLLLWALIAVVVGQLAEVSRARRAHATEVERRMVEAERTREEMARGRGREERLKVARELHDVTSHTVSLIALHAAVAAEAIDRSGGPEAAREALSVIRTASREALAEMKGVLGVLREDGPEGRWPMPGAGQLEELVAAAGLPVEFEVAGERRALAPAVDLTAYRIVQEALTNTMRHAKASTARVRLSFETGGVTIQVDDDGQGSGTPRPGGPRATGAGYGPAGGDGIRAGYEAGYERVGGDGIRGGHGLAGMAERVAAVGGRLVVGDRPEGGFQVAAWLPG; via the coding sequence GTGAACAGGTTCGCGCTGGTGGCCGCCATGGCCGTGGTCGTCGGGTTCTCCTCGGTCATGGCCTACGGCAACCAGCCCGCCGCCCGGCCGCTCGACGTCCTCGGCTGCACGCTGCTGGCCCTGACGGTGCTCGGCCTGGTCAGGCTGGGCGAGCGGCCCGAGCTCAGCCTGGCCGTCTGCGCGGCCTCGGCGGCGGCCGTCTTCACTCTCGGCTACGCCTACGCGCTGTGGCCGGTTCCCGCGCTGATCGCCGTGTTCGCGACGATCTCCTCGGGGCGCCGGGCACTGGGCTGGGCGGGTACGGGTTTCCTGGTGGCGGTCCCCTCGGGCGCCGTGCTCGTCGACAGGACCCTCGACAATCTCACCGGCCTGCTGCTGTGGGCGCTCATCGCGGTGGTGGTCGGGCAGCTCGCCGAGGTGTCCAGGGCTCGCCGCGCGCACGCCACCGAGGTGGAGCGGCGGATGGTCGAGGCCGAGCGAACCCGTGAGGAGATGGCGCGCGGGCGGGGGCGGGAGGAGCGCCTCAAGGTCGCCAGGGAACTGCACGACGTCACCTCCCACACCGTGTCGCTGATCGCGCTGCACGCCGCCGTCGCCGCGGAGGCGATCGACCGCTCCGGCGGCCCCGAGGCGGCCAGGGAGGCGCTGTCGGTGATCCGTACGGCCAGCCGCGAGGCCCTGGCGGAGATGAAGGGCGTCCTCGGCGTCCTGCGCGAGGACGGGCCCGAGGGAAGGTGGCCGATGCCGGGCGCCGGGCAGCTGGAGGAGCTGGTCGCCGCCGCGGGCCTGCCGGTAGAGTTCGAGGTCGCGGGGGAGCGGCGGGCGCTGGCCCCCGCGGTGGACCTGACCGCGTACCGGATCGTGCAGGAGGCGCTCACCAACACCATGCGTCACGCGAAGGCGAGCACGGCGCGGGTCCGGTTGAGTTTCGAGACCGGCGGCGTGACCATCCAGGTGGACGACGACGGCCAGGGGAGCGGCACGCCCCGGCCGGGCGGCCCGCGCGCGACGGGCGCCGGGTACGGGCCGGCCGGTGGTGACGGGATTCGCGCCGGGTACGAGGCCGGGTACGAGCGGGTCGGTGGTGACGGGATCCGCGGGGGGCACGGGCTGGCGGGGATGGCGGAGCGGGTGGCCGCGGTCGGCGGGAGGCTCGTCGTCGGAGACCGGCCGGAGGGCGGTTTCCAGGTCGCGGCGTGGCTCCCGGGATGA
- a CDS encoding NADP-dependent oxidoreductase: protein MKAIVYRRYGGPEVLEMADVPEPKLGPESVLVDVRAVSVNPVDWQTASGHLDGRFDVHFPVIPGWDVAGVVAEVGPTVTGFAVGDEVIGYVREDSIGRGTYAERVAAPIRTIARKPVNLSWEQAAAVPIAGLTAYQSLVHALRVGAGDTVLVQAAAGGVGSFAVRIAAALGARVIGTASARNHDYLRGLGAEPVTYGPGLEERVRSLAPAGVTAIMDMYGGEELVSSLALLREDARGRVVSLTNDGVLEHGGTFVFARPSAEDLDELRRMIEGGLAVPEITTVLDLSEAAEAFRLSRTGHVRGKIVLRVSAG, encoded by the coding sequence ATGAAGGCGATCGTTTACCGGCGCTACGGCGGGCCGGAGGTCCTGGAGATGGCGGACGTCCCCGAGCCGAAGCTCGGCCCGGAGTCCGTTCTCGTCGACGTGAGGGCGGTGTCGGTCAACCCGGTCGACTGGCAGACGGCCTCCGGGCATCTGGACGGCCGTTTCGACGTCCACTTTCCCGTCATTCCCGGCTGGGACGTCGCCGGGGTGGTCGCGGAGGTCGGCCCGACGGTCACCGGCTTCGCGGTGGGAGACGAGGTGATCGGGTACGTGCGCGAAGACTCGATCGGGAGGGGAACCTACGCCGAGCGGGTGGCCGCACCGATACGTACCATCGCCCGCAAGCCGGTCAACCTGAGCTGGGAGCAGGCGGCCGCCGTCCCGATCGCCGGTCTCACCGCCTACCAGTCACTCGTCCACGCGCTGCGGGTCGGGGCCGGTGACACCGTGCTGGTGCAGGCCGCGGCGGGCGGCGTCGGATCGTTCGCCGTGCGGATCGCCGCCGCCCTGGGAGCACGCGTCATCGGCACCGCCTCGGCCCGCAACCACGACTACCTGCGAGGCCTCGGCGCCGAGCCCGTCACCTACGGCCCCGGCCTCGAAGAGCGGGTGCGCTCGCTCGCGCCGGCCGGGGTCACCGCGATCATGGACATGTACGGCGGCGAGGAACTGGTGTCGTCCCTCGCCCTGCTGCGCGAGGACGCGCGGGGACGGGTCGTCTCGCTGACCAACGACGGCGTGCTGGAGCACGGCGGCACCTTCGTGTTCGCCCGGCCGAGCGCGGAGGACCTCGACGAGCTGCGACGGATGATCGAGGGCGGCCTGGCCGTCCCCGAGATCACGACCGTCCTGGACCTGTCCGAGGCGGCCGAGGCGTTCCGGCTGAGCCGGACCGGTCACGTGCGAGGAAAGATCGTCCTCAGGGTCTCGGCGGGCTGA
- a CDS encoding putative protein N(5)-glutamine methyltransferase: protein MSASSSFLPQPVIVTRLRAAGCVFAEDEARLLIATARTPSDLAAMVDRRIAGLPLEHVLGWAEFCGLRIAVDTGVFVPRRRTEFLVHQAVALAHRTAGPDDRPAPLPRPAAVPVGPSVPSAPFVSSGPSGPGDLAVPAGQALRPRIVVDLCCGSGAVGAALVAALDRVELHAVDIDPAAVRCARRNVAGGRVYEGDLYEPLPTTLRGRVDILTANAPYVPTGAIGLLPPEARVHEPRVALDGGADGLEIQRRVTAAAALWLAPGGHLLIETSERQAPQTAEAFARNGLIPRVVVSEELDATVVVGTMPAPHPPRCPARDQEIGGVG from the coding sequence ATGTCGGCTTCATCGTCATTTCTCCCCCAACCCGTCATCGTCACCAGGCTTCGGGCCGCCGGTTGTGTCTTCGCCGAGGACGAGGCGCGACTGCTCATCGCCACGGCGCGGACGCCGTCCGACCTCGCCGCCATGGTGGACCGGCGGATCGCCGGTCTGCCCCTCGAACACGTTCTCGGCTGGGCGGAGTTCTGCGGGCTGCGGATAGCCGTGGACACCGGGGTCTTCGTTCCCCGCCGCCGCACCGAGTTCCTCGTCCACCAGGCCGTCGCCCTCGCCCACCGGACCGCCGGGCCCGACGATCGCCCCGCCCCCCTCCCCCGTCCGGCCGCCGTTCCCGTCGGCCCCTCCGTCCCCTCCGCTCCTTTCGTTTCCTCCGGCCCCTCGGGTCCCGGAGACCTCGCCGTTCCCGCCGGTCAGGCCCTCCGGCCGCGGATCGTCGTCGATCTGTGCTGCGGTTCCGGCGCGGTGGGCGCCGCGCTGGTCGCGGCCCTGGACCGGGTCGAGCTGCACGCCGTCGACATCGACCCCGCCGCGGTGCGCTGCGCCCGGCGCAACGTCGCCGGCGGCCGGGTGTACGAGGGCGATCTCTACGAGCCGCTGCCCACCACGCTGCGGGGCCGCGTCGACATCCTGACCGCCAACGCGCCCTACGTGCCCACGGGGGCGATCGGGCTGCTGCCCCCGGAGGCCCGCGTGCACGAACCGCGGGTGGCGCTCGACGGCGGCGCGGACGGGCTGGAGATCCAGCGCCGGGTGACCGCGGCGGCGGCCCTGTGGCTGGCACCGGGCGGCCACCTGCTGATCGAGACGAGCGAGCGCCAGGCGCCACAGACCGCCGAGGCCTTCGCCCGCAACGGCCTGATCCCGCGGGTGGTCGTTTCCGAGGAGCTGGACGCCACCGTCGTCGTCGGGACCATGCCCGCCCCCCATCCGCCGCGCTGTCCCGCCCGCGATCAGGAGATCGGCGGGGTCGGGTAG
- a CDS encoding pentapeptide repeat-containing protein, with the protein MSESREHAAPSAEGDRTDLRADCESCFALCCVVPAFSASSDFAIDKKAGQACPNLRTDFRCGIHTRLREKGFRGCTVYDCFGAGQKVSQVTFGGQDWRRAPRTAKRMFEVFPIMRDLHELLWYLTEALTLRPALPIHGELGLALEETERLTRDSPDALVRLDVAAHRREVNALLLRASELVRAGAGRGRKDRRGADLIGAKLRGADLRGANLRGAYLIGADLTGADLRTADLIGADLRGADLSGADLTGSIFLIQSQLDAAKGDARTALPPSLTRPAHW; encoded by the coding sequence TTGTCCGAGAGCCGCGAGCACGCAGCCCCCTCAGCGGAGGGGGATCGCACCGATCTGCGAGCCGACTGTGAGAGCTGCTTCGCGCTGTGCTGTGTCGTGCCCGCCTTCTCGGCCTCGTCGGACTTCGCGATCGACAAGAAGGCCGGGCAGGCCTGTCCCAACCTGCGGACGGACTTCCGCTGCGGCATCCACACACGCCTCAGGGAGAAGGGCTTCCGGGGCTGCACCGTCTACGACTGCTTCGGCGCCGGGCAGAAGGTCTCCCAGGTCACCTTCGGCGGGCAGGACTGGCGGCGGGCGCCGCGGACCGCGAAGCGGATGTTCGAGGTGTTCCCGATCATGCGGGACCTCCACGAGCTGCTCTGGTACCTGACCGAGGCGCTGACGCTGCGACCGGCCCTGCCCATCCACGGTGAGCTCGGCCTCGCGCTGGAGGAGACCGAACGCCTCACCCGCGACAGCCCCGACGCTCTCGTACGGCTGGACGTGGCGGCACACCGGCGGGAGGTCAACGCCCTGCTGCTGCGTGCGAGCGAGCTCGTGCGCGCCGGAGCCGGGCGTGGGAGGAAGGACCGCAGGGGCGCCGATCTCATCGGGGCCAAGCTCAGGGGCGCAGACCTGAGGGGCGCCAACCTGCGGGGGGCCTATCTCATCGGGGCCGACCTCACCGGCGCCGACCTGAGGACGGCCGACCTCATCGGGGCCGACCTCAGGGGTGCCGACCTCTCGGGCGCCGACCTCACCGGGAGCATCTTCCTGATCCAGTCCCAGCTGGACGCGGCGAAAGGCGACGCCAGGACCGCGCTGCCGCCCTCGCTCACCCGACCGGCCCACTGGTAG
- the cobF gene encoding precorrin-6A synthase (deacetylating), which translates to MKRILIIGIGAGNPDHLTLQAVKAIAAADVFFILDKGEAKHDLVQLRQDLVDAHARAPYRLVEARDPDRDRTTPAYAGAVEDWRSRRADIYERLVRDELGDDETGAFLVWGDPSLYDSTLAIVEEVLGRGTVRFEYDVVPGISSVSALAARHRTSLTQVARPLHITTGRRLSEEGPGESDDIVVMLDARHAFASLPDTAGFEIYWGAYLGTPDEILVAGPVEEVAGRIRDVRAEARERKGWIMDTYLLRRVPHAERPESPS; encoded by the coding sequence GTGAAGCGAATCCTCATCATCGGTATCGGCGCGGGAAACCCCGACCACCTCACCCTTCAGGCGGTCAAAGCCATCGCGGCGGCCGACGTGTTCTTCATCCTCGACAAGGGAGAGGCCAAGCACGACCTCGTCCAGCTCCGGCAGGATCTCGTCGACGCGCACGCCCGCGCCCCGTACCGGCTGGTCGAGGCCCGCGACCCCGACCGCGACCGGACCACCCCCGCCTACGCGGGCGCGGTGGAGGACTGGCGGTCGCGCCGGGCCGACATCTACGAGCGGCTCGTCCGCGACGAGCTCGGCGACGACGAGACCGGCGCGTTCCTCGTCTGGGGCGACCCCTCCCTCTACGACAGCACGCTGGCCATCGTGGAGGAGGTCCTCGGCCGGGGCACGGTCCGGTTCGAATACGACGTCGTACCCGGTATCAGCAGCGTGTCCGCGCTGGCCGCCCGGCACCGCACCAGCCTGACCCAGGTCGCGCGGCCCCTGCACATCACCACGGGCCGCCGCCTGTCCGAGGAGGGCCCCGGCGAATCCGACGACATCGTCGTCATGCTCGACGCCCGCCACGCCTTCGCCTCCCTGCCCGACACCGCCGGCTTCGAGATCTACTGGGGCGCCTACCTCGGCACCCCCGACGAGATCCTGGTGGCCGGGCCGGTAGAGGAGGTCGCCGGCCGGATCCGCGACGTCCGCGCCGAGGCCAGGGAGCGCAAGGGCTGGATCATGGACACCTACCTGCTGAGGCGGGTGCCCCACGCGGAGCGTCCCGAGTCTCCCTCCTGA
- a CDS encoding MMPL family transporter: MTSLNSPARFCARHGWLVLLAWLALAAALVVGAARAPGATTDDFTLPGSESRRAADLLGDRPAEPQGRLVVSAPAGVRAPEARRAVTALIARMNTVPGVTVAARTPAEGSRSRPPSEAPYEQVSADGTVATVPISHTDQEGATKLKEVRDSFRPPTASGTPGTPVLTVELSGDDFVDFTPGGLTEGIGLLAAAVILLVAFRSLIATALPLLTGVTGVVCAVSLLSLLGNVVPTPGFAVYVTIMLGLGVGIDYALLVVTRFRTSLGEGLTVEDAVVRAMTTAGRSVLFAGITVIITGAGILILGPSLGGGIALAAGCGVLMVMLTALTLLPALLGLLGTRVDRLSLPHRRGTAGSPARRWSRGVQRRPLVAGVLALGLLLGLALPAASLRFGWSDAGNRPVSDTTRRAHELLAGGFGPGTAGPLVLVSAEPLGQAVAQAASTPGVAGVTALDERTALVVPETGPQDEATTGLIHALRAALPGPVLVTGGTAAGIDFAEHSFDRLPWMVGAVLLASFALLVPVFRSLVVPLKAIVVNLLSIGASYGAVVAIFQWDVLGLGTGGPIDAWVPMMLFVVTFGLTMDYEVFLLSRIQEEYARTRDNSRAVTEGLAATARVITAAAAIMFCVFAAFGTFDDRPLRILGVGLAVAVLIDATVVRLVLVPSAMELLGDRNWWFPGSGGRAADEPGGRVRAATGEPVG, translated from the coding sequence ATGACATCCCTCAACTCCCCGGCCCGCTTCTGTGCCCGCCACGGATGGCTGGTACTGCTCGCCTGGCTGGCCCTGGCCGCCGCCCTCGTCGTGGGCGCCGCCCGCGCGCCCGGCGCCACGACCGACGACTTCACGCTGCCGGGCTCGGAGAGCCGGCGGGCCGCCGACCTGCTCGGCGACCGCCCCGCCGAGCCCCAGGGCAGGCTCGTGGTGTCCGCGCCGGCGGGCGTGCGCGCCCCCGAGGCGCGGCGGGCGGTCACCGCCCTGATCGCCCGTATGAACACCGTTCCCGGCGTGACGGTCGCCGCCCGGACACCGGCAGAGGGCTCGCGATCCCGGCCGCCGTCGGAGGCCCCCTACGAGCAGGTGTCCGCGGACGGCACCGTCGCCACCGTCCCGATCAGCCACACCGATCAGGAAGGCGCCACGAAGCTCAAGGAGGTGCGCGACAGCTTCCGTCCTCCCACCGCCTCCGGCACCCCGGGAACTCCCGTCCTCACGGTTGAGCTGTCCGGTGACGACTTCGTCGACTTCACTCCCGGCGGTCTCACCGAGGGCATCGGGTTACTGGCCGCCGCGGTGATCCTGCTCGTCGCGTTCAGGTCGCTGATCGCGACGGCGCTGCCGCTGCTGACGGGCGTGACCGGGGTGGTCTGCGCCGTCTCCCTGCTCTCGTTGCTGGGGAACGTCGTCCCCACGCCGGGATTCGCCGTGTACGTGACCATCATGCTCGGCCTCGGCGTGGGCATCGACTACGCGCTGCTCGTCGTCACCCGCTTCCGCACCTCGCTGGGGGAGGGCCTCACCGTCGAGGACGCCGTGGTGCGGGCGATGACCACCGCGGGCAGGTCGGTGCTGTTCGCCGGGATCACGGTGATCATCACCGGCGCGGGCATCCTGATTCTCGGTCCCTCGCTGGGCGGCGGCATCGCACTGGCCGCCGGGTGCGGCGTGCTCATGGTGATGCTCACCGCCCTCACTCTGCTGCCCGCGCTGCTCGGCCTCCTCGGCACCCGTGTCGACCGCCTCTCCCTGCCGCACCGCCGCGGGACCGCCGGCTCGCCGGCCCGCCGGTGGAGCAGGGGCGTGCAGCGCCGTCCCCTCGTGGCCGGCGTTCTCGCGCTCGGACTGCTCCTCGGGCTCGCGCTGCCCGCGGCGAGCCTGCGCTTCGGCTGGTCGGACGCGGGCAACCGGCCGGTCTCCGACACCACCCGCCGTGCCCACGAACTGCTCGCCGGCGGCTTCGGCCCCGGTACGGCGGGCCCGCTCGTACTGGTCTCCGCCGAGCCCCTGGGCCAGGCGGTCGCCCAGGCCGCGAGCACGCCGGGCGTGGCCGGGGTGACCGCGCTGGACGAGCGGACCGCCCTGGTCGTGCCGGAGACGGGCCCGCAGGATGAGGCCACCACCGGCCTGATCCACGCGCTGCGCGCCGCGCTGCCCGGCCCCGTCCTGGTCACCGGCGGTACGGCGGCGGGCATCGACTTCGCCGAGCACTCCTTCGACCGGCTGCCCTGGATGGTCGGCGCGGTGTTGCTCGCCTCGTTCGCGCTGCTGGTGCCGGTCTTCCGCAGTCTGGTCGTGCCGCTGAAGGCCATCGTGGTGAACCTGCTGTCGATCGGCGCCTCCTACGGCGCGGTCGTCGCGATCTTCCAGTGGGACGTGCTCGGCCTCGGCACCGGCGGGCCGATCGACGCGTGGGTGCCGATGATGCTGTTCGTGGTGACGTTCGGGCTGACCATGGACTACGAGGTGTTCCTGCTCTCCCGGATCCAGGAGGAGTACGCCCGCACCCGTGACAACAGCCGCGCGGTCACCGAGGGCCTGGCGGCGACGGCACGCGTGATCACCGCGGCCGCCGCGATCATGTTCTGCGTGTTCGCCGCGTTCGGCACGTTCGACGACCGGCCGCTCCGGATCCTGGGTGTCGGCCTGGCGGTCGCCGTCCTCATCGATGCCACCGTGGTCCGCCTGGTCCTGGTGCCGTCGGCGATGGAGTTGCTCGGCGACCGCAACTGGTGGTTCCCCGGGAGCGGCGGGCGCGCCGCCGACGAGCCGGGCGGGAGAGTACGGGCGGCCACCGGTGAGCCGGTCGGGTGA
- a CDS encoding ArsR/SmtB family transcription factor, with protein sequence MSYLECTPEDLARTRFVMSPMAQVVAALPLLAGGRMPPGMSRWTAGVRDRYEALVAADPVLRALADLLVVTDYVPDFFCVPPPHVNATFSEEALAVRRTPYRKARADLELSYRGRPTAAALDVPDVAERVAGSLTAAWSELIEPDWPRMRALLERDIVRRAGRLAVYGWAEVFDELDVHMSLEGERILLGRVTGASHRLGGVGLVLMPNAFGGRTVYLDPPRAFGLTYPARGVAALWESRVPAPDSLAALLGRGRAAVLLELATPASTSQLVARLGMTLGGVGDHLAVLRRSGLVTRGRSGRSVLYTRTPMGDALSEWNA encoded by the coding sequence TTGTCCTATCTGGAGTGCACCCCCGAGGACCTGGCGCGCACCCGCTTCGTGATGTCGCCGATGGCCCAGGTGGTCGCCGCTCTGCCCCTGCTCGCCGGCGGCCGGATGCCGCCCGGGATGTCGCGGTGGACGGCCGGGGTACGCGACCGCTACGAGGCGCTGGTCGCCGCCGACCCCGTCCTGCGGGCCCTGGCCGACCTGCTGGTGGTCACCGACTACGTGCCCGACTTCTTCTGCGTGCCGCCGCCCCACGTGAACGCCACGTTCTCCGAGGAGGCGCTGGCCGTGCGGCGCACGCCGTACCGGAAGGCACGCGCCGACCTGGAGCTGAGCTACCGGGGCCGGCCGACGGCCGCGGCGCTGGACGTGCCCGACGTCGCCGAGCGGGTGGCCGGGAGTTTGACCGCCGCGTGGAGCGAGCTGATCGAGCCCGACTGGCCGAGGATGCGCGCGCTCCTGGAGCGTGACATCGTGCGGCGGGCGGGACGGCTGGCGGTGTACGGCTGGGCCGAGGTGTTCGACGAGCTGGACGTGCACATGTCGCTGGAGGGCGAGCGGATCCTGCTCGGCCGGGTGACCGGCGCCTCGCACCGGCTGGGCGGCGTCGGCCTGGTCCTGATGCCCAACGCGTTCGGCGGGAGGACCGTCTACCTCGACCCGCCGCGTGCCTTCGGGCTCACCTACCCGGCGCGGGGTGTGGCCGCGCTGTGGGAGAGCCGGGTGCCCGCGCCGGACAGCCTGGCCGCGTTGCTCGGCAGGGGCAGGGCCGCGGTGCTGCTGGAGCTGGCGACGCCCGCGAGCACCAGCCAGCTCGTCGCCAGGCTGGGCATGACGCTCGGCGGCGTCGGCGACCACCTCGCGGTGCTCAGGCGATCGGGGCTGGTCACGCGCGGCAGGAGCGGGCGGTCGGTGCTCTACACGCGCACCCCGATGGGCGACGCCCTGAGTGAGTGGAACGCTTGA
- a CDS encoding response regulator transcription factor, with translation MITVLLADDQPLVRAGLRALLDAEEDLTVLGEAANGREAVRLAAELRPDVVLMDIRMPEIDGLEATRRIVAAGGAKVVVVTTFDLDEYVYEALRSGASGFLVKDAEPAELRHAVRVAARGDALLSPGVTRRLIEEFSARPDPAPGRARLAPLTDREREVLAGVAEGLSNLQIAEHLHMSPATVKTHVNRMMAKLAVHDRAQLVVLGYESGLVRPGLPRQR, from the coding sequence ATGATCACCGTCCTGCTCGCCGACGACCAGCCACTGGTCCGCGCCGGCCTGCGCGCCCTGCTCGACGCGGAGGAGGACCTCACCGTGCTCGGTGAGGCCGCCAACGGCCGCGAAGCCGTGCGGCTGGCCGCCGAACTCCGCCCAGACGTCGTGCTGATGGACATTCGCATGCCGGAGATCGACGGCCTGGAGGCCACCCGCAGGATCGTGGCGGCGGGCGGCGCCAAGGTGGTCGTGGTCACCACCTTCGACCTCGACGAGTACGTCTACGAGGCGCTCCGCTCGGGGGCCAGCGGCTTCCTGGTCAAGGACGCCGAACCGGCCGAACTGCGCCACGCCGTACGCGTCGCCGCCAGGGGCGACGCGCTGCTGTCGCCGGGCGTCACCCGGCGGCTCATCGAGGAGTTCTCGGCCAGACCCGACCCCGCGCCCGGCCGGGCCAGGCTGGCGCCGCTGACCGATCGCGAGCGCGAGGTGCTGGCCGGGGTCGCCGAGGGGCTGAGTAACCTCCAGATCGCCGAGCACCTGCACATGAGTCCCGCCACGGTGAAGACACACGTCAACCGAATGATGGCGAAGCTGGCCGTGCACGACAGGGCGCAACTCGTCGTTCTGGGTTACGAGAGCGGCCTGGTCCGTCCCGGCCTGCCGAGGCAGCGGTAA
- a CDS encoding MFS transporter, which translates to MNTYREIFAVGQFRTLFAAQAASVMGKTMESLALSTLVYAHTGSPFLAALAYLAGFLPQAVGALTLGGLADRLPPRALLVSWDLARAVAVAVLALGVLPVWGMLALVMTCGLFDAVASGARQALLADLLPGNGYVLGRSALNIAVGATQIAGFALGGTLLAVAGPYAALWSAAALGALVALTQRLGLRARPPRVSGRQTWRQVWAVNGELLGDRRLRGLLLVQWVPNGLVVGAEALYVPYAGGSAGTAGALFIAAAGGMLAGDLTVGRWTTPEQRVRLAVPLFTLMAVPYLFFALSPGAWVATALVAVASFGFAGHLGTQERYVAAVPERVRGQALGLAGSGTMAGQALAASGTGTLAEFVPVSAAMALAGVASLVATACLYSALTRPARERAASRPGELPARP; encoded by the coding sequence GTGAACACCTATCGGGAGATCTTCGCCGTCGGCCAGTTCAGGACGCTGTTCGCCGCGCAGGCCGCGAGCGTCATGGGCAAGACCATGGAGAGCCTGGCGCTGTCCACGCTGGTGTACGCCCACACCGGCTCGCCGTTCCTGGCCGCGCTGGCCTACCTCGCGGGTTTCCTGCCGCAGGCCGTCGGCGCGCTGACACTCGGCGGGCTGGCCGACAGGCTGCCGCCCCGGGCGCTGCTGGTTTCGTGGGACCTGGCCAGGGCGGTCGCGGTCGCGGTGCTCGCCCTCGGGGTGCTGCCGGTGTGGGGGATGCTGGCGCTGGTCATGACGTGCGGGCTGTTCGACGCCGTCGCGAGCGGCGCGCGCCAGGCACTGCTGGCCGACCTGCTGCCGGGCAACGGCTACGTGCTGGGCCGCTCGGCGCTGAACATCGCGGTCGGTGCCACGCAGATCGCCGGATTCGCCCTCGGCGGGACGCTGCTGGCGGTGGCCGGGCCGTACGCGGCACTGTGGTCGGCCGCGGCGCTCGGCGCGCTGGTGGCGCTCACGCAGCGGCTGGGACTGCGGGCCAGGCCGCCGAGGGTGTCGGGACGGCAGACCTGGCGGCAGGTCTGGGCGGTGAACGGGGAACTGCTGGGCGACCGGCGGCTCCGCGGGCTGCTGCTCGTGCAGTGGGTGCCGAACGGGCTGGTCGTCGGGGCGGAGGCGCTCTACGTGCCGTACGCGGGCGGCTCGGCGGGGACGGCGGGGGCGCTGTTCATCGCGGCGGCCGGTGGCATGCTCGCGGGTGATCTGACGGTCGGCCGGTGGACCACGCCCGAGCAGCGGGTCCGGCTGGCGGTGCCGCTGTTCACGCTGATGGCGGTGCCGTACCTCTTCTTCGCGCTGTCACCGGGCGCGTGGGTCGCGACGGCGCTGGTGGCGGTGGCCTCCTTCGGATTCGCCGGGCATCTGGGCACGCAGGAGCGTTACGTGGCGGCGGTGCCCGAGCGCGTCAGGGGGCAGGCGCTCGGGCTGGCGGGCAGCGGCACGATGGCCGGACAGGCGCTGGCGGCCTCGGGGACGGGAACGCTGGCCGAGTTCGTACCGGTCTCCGCGGCGATGGCGCTGGCGGGGGTCGCGTCACTGGTGGCGACCGCATGCCTGTACTCCGCCCTGACCCGCCCTGCGCGGGAGCGGGCGGCCTCACGGCCGGGTGAGCTGCCCGCCCGGCCGTGA